The following coding sequences lie in one Vibrio splendidus genomic window:
- a CDS encoding EAL domain-containing protein: protein MKLPQINITQRLIISNLLSLLIVSFAVIMVIRSLYYVESTLKNETSTHVSDLIVNSEISRRVFTLTSRVKLLEQTFLFSETTLSEEAFNVDFQLQRLRDLSTNEGFSQKIDAFIDNFHRFLGSSLALNRILKQTNQIDATLAEQLDQLEFAIADSKLRHLDQPNFIRYNNELDLINMLRESFLTSGKMVGDIHSRITPETEKVLLIEVEKELDIFLLHLENVDIETTAVIAEKKRINRTVKRYNAALKRIRANLEQRWLVMASLLVAQSDLLEMVEKTESRVQSQALELTDQLEKEIGLSRLNAIIISFSAVVLSMLLVHHVVRHHIRKPLNALRHGFDRLESGSLKNPINLGRSDEWSHLEKAYNDMASRLSKAYLDLTEEKKNFDFLAHHDPLTSLANRLLATKQLDEEIRKSYENNASFLLFYLDIDEFKTINDSLGHAPGDNLLVNVGHILSNLVGDKGFVARMGGDEFLVVYSNIGLDEGEPIADRLNQALRKPYYIDDNSIFVSASIGVCEYPTHGLDRETLIRNADTAMYHAKRNGRDQYRVYADEMTHEVNDLIETNMGLHQAIANDELEVFFQPKVNLDSQDIIGAEALIRWRHPKLGLLPPVDFLEVAEKSDLIIDIDKWVFKKVANLITEWQRAGMELQGVIFSINFSARMFYMTDLADQLQVILDETDCQPHQLLLEITERDMMRDFETCSRTIEVLHSKGYKIAIDDFGTGYSSLSVLKNLSADCVKLDRSFIEDINSSKVDYEITCAVLKLAQILDFSVIAEGLETQNHVTTLRQIGCKYAQGYFFARPLPIDDWVSYFLLNSEQSPKEA, encoded by the coding sequence ATGAAATTACCTCAGATAAACATTACCCAACGACTCATTATTTCGAACCTGCTTTCGCTTTTGATTGTCAGCTTTGCCGTCATCATGGTGATTCGATCTCTCTATTACGTCGAGTCGACGCTTAAAAACGAAACTTCTACACACGTATCAGACTTGATTGTTAACTCTGAAATCAGCCGACGCGTATTTACGCTCACCTCTCGAGTTAAGCTACTTGAACAAACTTTTTTGTTCAGTGAAACCACACTGTCGGAAGAAGCATTTAATGTGGATTTCCAGCTTCAACGACTCAGAGACCTATCAACTAACGAAGGTTTCTCGCAAAAAATTGATGCCTTTATCGATAACTTCCACCGTTTCTTAGGCAGTTCGCTCGCATTGAATCGAATTCTAAAACAGACCAATCAGATCGACGCCACCTTAGCCGAACAGCTTGATCAGCTCGAATTTGCGATAGCCGACAGCAAGCTTAGGCACTTAGACCAACCCAATTTCATTCGTTATAACAATGAATTAGATCTTATCAACATGTTGAGAGAGTCGTTCCTCACCTCAGGAAAAATGGTTGGAGACATTCACAGTCGCATCACGCCAGAAACGGAGAAAGTACTGCTTATCGAAGTCGAGAAAGAACTCGATATATTCTTACTCCACTTAGAAAACGTTGATATCGAAACGACGGCGGTTATTGCTGAGAAGAAAAGAATCAATCGAACGGTGAAACGATACAACGCTGCTTTGAAGCGCATTAGAGCTAACCTGGAGCAGCGTTGGTTGGTGATGGCTTCACTCTTAGTCGCTCAAAGCGACCTATTGGAGATGGTAGAAAAAACCGAGTCACGCGTACAAAGCCAAGCCTTAGAATTAACCGACCAGCTTGAAAAAGAGATCGGTTTATCAAGACTAAACGCCATTATTATCAGTTTTTCAGCCGTTGTATTATCGATGTTGTTGGTTCACCACGTTGTTCGACATCACATTCGAAAGCCACTCAATGCACTGAGACATGGCTTCGATCGTCTAGAGTCTGGAAGCCTAAAAAACCCCATTAACTTGGGCCGAAGTGACGAATGGTCTCACTTAGAGAAAGCCTATAATGATATGGCTTCAAGGCTATCTAAAGCATACCTAGACCTCACGGAAGAAAAAAAGAATTTCGACTTCCTCGCCCACCACGATCCACTGACCAGTTTGGCAAATCGACTATTGGCGACCAAACAGTTAGATGAAGAGATCAGGAAATCCTATGAGAACAACGCCTCTTTCTTGCTGTTCTACCTCGACATTGACGAGTTTAAGACCATTAATGATTCTTTAGGGCATGCACCAGGTGACAACTTATTAGTCAATGTCGGGCACATATTGAGTAACTTAGTGGGTGATAAAGGCTTTGTTGCGCGAATGGGCGGAGACGAGTTCTTGGTTGTTTACTCAAACATTGGGTTAGACGAAGGCGAACCTATCGCAGACCGCTTAAATCAAGCGTTAAGAAAGCCTTATTACATCGATGATAATTCTATCTTTGTATCGGCGAGTATTGGTGTGTGTGAGTACCCTACTCATGGTTTAGATCGTGAAACTCTAATCAGAAATGCGGACACAGCAATGTATCACGCAAAGCGAAACGGCCGAGATCAATATCGCGTCTACGCGGACGAAATGACTCACGAGGTAAATGACTTGATTGAAACCAACATGGGGCTTCATCAAGCCATTGCCAATGACGAGCTTGAAGTCTTCTTCCAACCCAAAGTCAACTTAGACTCGCAAGACATCATTGGTGCCGAAGCTCTAATACGTTGGCGTCACCCTAAACTGGGCTTATTACCGCCCGTCGATTTCCTTGAGGTTGCCGAAAAAAGTGATCTCATTATCGACATTGATAAATGGGTATTTAAGAAAGTAGCGAATCTGATTACCGAATGGCAACGCGCGGGAATGGAGCTACAGGGCGTAATTTTTTCCATCAACTTCTCAGCGAGAATGTTCTATATGACCGATCTCGCAGACCAGTTACAAGTGATACTCGACGAAACAGATTGTCAGCCTCATCAGCTGCTTCTGGAAATCACAGAAAGGGATATGATGCGAGATTTCGAGACCTGTTCAAGGACCATCGAGGTACTTCATTCTAAGGGTTACAAGATCGCTATCGATGATTTTGGAACGGGTTATTCTTCGTTGTCGGTGTTGAAGAATCTTTCCGCCGATTGCGTAAAATTAGATCGAAGCTTTATTGAAGATATTAACTCGTCAAAAGTAGATTATGAGATTACTTGCGCGGTTCTGAAGCTCGCGCAAATACTCGATTTCTCAGTGATTGCAGAAGGCCTTGAAACCCAGAATCATGTAACGACTCTGCGCCAGATCGGTTGCAAATACGCTCAAGGCTATTTCTTCGCGCGACCTTTGCCTATTGATGATTGGGTGTCCTACTTCTTGCTTAACTCAGAACAGAGCCCAAAAGAGGCTTAG
- a CDS encoding LysR family transcriptional regulator — MKSTELNLIPIFVAIYEEQNLSRAANRMDISQPAVSKALARLRDIYDEPLFHRTTSGVEPTTFAIDIYPAMAAALKNFTSTLSASRDFDPKTSGRVFSIACVSAASYEMMPRVMQLISQVAPGIALEVHPLFTEDYESDLRLQRHDVIIDMTPRGRTMLKHEVISKEELVVVCRKDHPTIGDTIDMEQFLSLDHVVVSRWHARRSLLSSEHYSDLEKRRIVYRAAGVVEMLPVIEGSDYIGVLPMSSVRCFSEKYDVKTLPLPFELEDLDMCMIWHPSRTNEPSHKWLRTKLKAAAKELSS; from the coding sequence ATGAAAAGTACCGAACTCAATCTAATTCCTATATTTGTCGCTATTTATGAAGAGCAGAACTTATCTAGGGCTGCTAATCGCATGGATATAAGCCAGCCAGCTGTGAGCAAAGCGCTTGCAAGGTTGAGAGATATCTATGACGAGCCACTGTTTCATCGAACTACTTCTGGCGTAGAGCCAACCACATTCGCTATCGATATCTATCCAGCAATGGCTGCTGCGCTTAAAAACTTTACTTCTACCTTATCCGCATCAAGAGATTTTGACCCTAAAACCTCTGGCCGTGTGTTTTCAATTGCCTGCGTTTCAGCAGCGAGTTATGAAATGATGCCAAGAGTCATGCAGTTAATCAGTCAAGTCGCACCTGGTATCGCATTAGAAGTTCATCCTCTATTTACGGAAGATTACGAGTCTGATTTAAGGCTTCAAAGACATGATGTCATTATCGATATGACGCCAAGAGGAAGAACCATGCTCAAGCATGAGGTGATCTCTAAAGAGGAACTGGTGGTGGTGTGCCGTAAAGACCATCCCACGATTGGTGACACTATCGATATGGAACAGTTTTTATCACTTGATCATGTGGTTGTTTCAAGATGGCATGCACGTAGAAGCTTATTGAGTTCTGAACACTACAGTGACCTTGAAAAACGTAGAATAGTCTATCGAGCTGCTGGCGTTGTTGAGATGCTGCCTGTTATTGAGGGCTCTGATTACATTGGAGTGCTACCTATGTCATCGGTGCGTTGCTTTTCTGAAAAATATGACGTTAAAACACTTCCTTTGCCATTTGAATTGGAAGACCTCGATATGTGTATGATTTGGCACCCCAGTCGCACTAATGAACCTAGTCACAAGTGGTTGCGCACTAAGCTCAAAGCGGCAGCAAAAGAGTTATCAAGTTAG
- a CDS encoding BatD family protein, translated as MSRYDLALESIQVKVGRFRAHKWLLSMTIILSWFSPFVASAADIFDLQKSGDVELIAWVGEKPKSVDKITPTKVSVNEQVILNIEVATPRWLTGGTRIGSIEIPNVIAKQRNQLATNYTERVNGTTWSRQRWEVTLYPMTSGEFVIPTVPVRVQVSAPDGSNVGGTLYTQPIKFEASLPSGLLDNESPWFSATEVDTEQQWQRSSENLKVGDAITRTVTIKAKDSLSVLLPDVLNNESTQQYQAYPQPNRLDDTQDRGNYRSSRIEEAVYVIQQGGEFTLPEFAFQWWDSKNQRIENVVIKGNVFEAKHTVQSFIKAYMSVFISVGLALLFSVACFVSVKRYYANRPTPGWLVLRRLLKQGNWPALRTFIYRQLRNETSQLELDKAQLGKLNRQKRWLEDSEALQQGREDKNVFTRLWRGLRNLPNDTSNSSNSRSIFDRLKIPKALPDLKDRTK; from the coding sequence ATGAGTCGATATGATTTAGCTCTTGAATCGATTCAAGTAAAGGTAGGGCGATTCAGAGCCCATAAGTGGTTACTGTCGATGACTATTATATTGAGTTGGTTTTCTCCTTTTGTTGCTTCTGCTGCAGATATCTTCGATCTCCAAAAAAGTGGTGACGTTGAGCTTATTGCTTGGGTAGGGGAGAAGCCAAAGTCAGTTGATAAGATAACGCCGACCAAAGTGAGCGTTAACGAGCAGGTAATTCTGAACATTGAGGTGGCGACGCCGCGTTGGTTAACGGGAGGGACTCGAATCGGCAGTATCGAAATTCCTAACGTGATTGCTAAGCAGCGGAACCAACTCGCGACGAACTACACGGAACGAGTTAATGGCACTACATGGTCACGCCAGCGTTGGGAAGTGACGCTCTATCCGATGACTTCTGGCGAGTTTGTCATTCCAACCGTGCCGGTTCGCGTCCAAGTTTCTGCACCTGATGGCTCTAACGTTGGCGGCACGCTTTACACGCAGCCAATTAAGTTTGAAGCTTCGTTGCCTTCAGGTTTACTTGATAATGAATCGCCTTGGTTTTCTGCAACAGAAGTAGATACAGAGCAACAATGGCAACGCTCGAGTGAAAACTTAAAAGTAGGCGATGCTATTACTCGAACGGTAACCATCAAGGCAAAAGACAGCCTTTCTGTATTACTTCCGGACGTGTTGAACAATGAATCGACTCAGCAGTACCAAGCTTACCCGCAACCTAATCGTTTAGATGATACTCAAGATCGTGGTAACTACCGTTCCAGTCGAATTGAAGAGGCGGTTTATGTTATTCAGCAGGGCGGTGAATTTACGTTGCCAGAGTTTGCATTTCAGTGGTGGGACAGCAAGAATCAACGCATTGAAAACGTGGTGATAAAAGGGAATGTGTTTGAAGCAAAACACACAGTCCAATCTTTCATCAAGGCTTACATGTCAGTGTTTATTAGCGTTGGCCTGGCATTGTTGTTCAGTGTGGCGTGCTTTGTTTCTGTTAAACGTTATTATGCGAACCGCCCAACACCAGGTTGGTTGGTACTACGTCGTTTACTTAAGCAAGGTAATTGGCCTGCATTAAGAACCTTTATCTATCGTCAATTACGAAACGAAACCTCTCAGCTAGAGCTGGATAAAGCGCAACTTGGTAAATTGAATAGACAAAAGCGTTGGCTAGAAGATAGCGAAGCGCTTCAACAAGGGCGAGAAGACAAAAACGTATTTACTCGTTTGTGGAGAGGGTTACGTAACTTACCCAATGACACATCAAACTCAAGCAATTCTCGTTCAATTTTCGACCGCTTGAAAATCCCTAAAGCCTTGCCAGACTTAAAAGATAGAACTAAGTAG
- a CDS encoding VWA domain-containing protein, translated as MPDSLTLQQFFTQFHFIRPLWLLAFIPMFFLLWVRWREETKPTWKDILPAHLRDALTIGETGWRKQLPLKLLVVIVTIAIIICSGPTWQREASPFGEDKASMLVVLDNSESMLAKDLPPSRLERSKQKIRDLLAARKGGNTGLVVYAGSAHVAMPVTQDSKVFEPFLAAITPDIMPVSGKSAEEALPLINQQLSSELGSSVLLVSDGVNPSTIRAYESFFNDNPYQLLILAAGNSNVVSDNPVDLDSLRNLASKTGGRVIEVTVDDSDIQQLNRAVERNMQLNGESSMPWKDMGYGLLILMAFIMLLWFRKGWLVQWCVVGLVISGSLYSPSTLAKTVNLTAEKPIVVESVTAWDKTAQWWWDLWLTPDQQGQRLLNQKEYLQAAKHFTDPMRKGAAYYYARDFKLAHSAFLQTKTDLGLYNAASALARQREYLAARDLLKSLSEKEDLSPELRTDVENNLAVLSGIVEEVNRTSESQSGTTDGPEESLELEDDQPRTGDGAEEETVAELMLKETLNANEILGSQELADKWLKRVEADPKFFLKSKFQIQLRDPAPSIEQTPKQEQASKQEQTQ; from the coding sequence ATGCCTGATTCTCTCACTCTGCAACAGTTCTTTACCCAGTTTCATTTTATCCGACCTTTGTGGTTGTTGGCCTTTATTCCGATGTTCTTCCTGCTATGGGTTCGTTGGAGAGAAGAGACCAAACCAACGTGGAAAGACATTCTACCTGCACACTTACGTGATGCATTGACGATTGGCGAAACAGGCTGGCGTAAGCAGCTACCATTGAAGCTATTGGTGGTGATTGTAACTATCGCCATCATTATCTGTTCTGGCCCAACATGGCAGCGTGAGGCTTCGCCTTTTGGTGAAGACAAAGCGTCGATGTTGGTTGTGCTTGATAACAGTGAATCTATGCTCGCTAAAGACTTACCACCGAGTCGCTTGGAACGATCTAAGCAGAAGATTAGAGACTTATTAGCAGCTCGCAAAGGCGGTAATACGGGCTTAGTGGTTTACGCAGGCAGCGCACACGTCGCGATGCCCGTCACTCAAGACAGCAAGGTATTCGAACCGTTTCTAGCGGCTATCACACCCGATATCATGCCGGTATCAGGTAAGTCAGCAGAAGAAGCCCTGCCATTGATCAATCAACAACTGTCTAGTGAATTAGGCTCTTCTGTACTGTTGGTATCAGATGGTGTAAACCCAAGTACCATTAGGGCGTACGAGAGTTTCTTTAACGACAATCCGTATCAGTTGCTCATTCTAGCCGCAGGAAACAGTAATGTAGTGAGCGATAACCCAGTCGACCTAGATTCACTGCGTAACTTAGCGAGTAAGACGGGTGGACGAGTGATTGAGGTGACCGTTGATGATTCGGATATCCAACAACTGAACAGAGCGGTTGAAAGAAACATGCAGCTCAACGGCGAATCTTCAATGCCTTGGAAAGACATGGGCTATGGACTGCTTATTCTAATGGCTTTCATTATGTTGCTATGGTTCAGAAAAGGGTGGTTGGTGCAGTGGTGTGTCGTTGGTCTAGTGATTTCGGGCAGCCTGTATTCACCAAGCACTTTGGCGAAAACCGTCAACCTAACCGCAGAGAAACCAATTGTGGTGGAGTCGGTTACGGCTTGGGATAAGACCGCTCAATGGTGGTGGGACTTATGGCTAACGCCTGACCAACAAGGTCAACGTCTGTTGAATCAGAAAGAATATCTTCAAGCTGCCAAACATTTTACTGACCCAATGAGAAAAGGCGCGGCTTACTACTATGCTCGTGATTTTAAGCTCGCTCACAGTGCATTCCTGCAAACCAAAACTGACCTCGGTTTATACAACGCGGCGAGTGCGTTAGCCAGACAGCGTGAATATCTTGCGGCGCGAGACCTTCTGAAATCCCTAAGCGAGAAAGAGGATCTTTCACCAGAACTAAGAACGGATGTGGAAAATAACCTTGCAGTGCTTAGCGGGATTGTCGAAGAGGTAAACCGAACCAGTGAAAGTCAGTCCGGAACCACAGATGGCCCTGAAGAGTCTTTAGAACTCGAAGACGATCAGCCGCGAACGGGTGATGGCGCTGAAGAAGAAACGGTAGCGGAATTGATGCTCAAGGAAACGCTTAATGCCAATGAAATTTTGGGCAGCCAAGAACTTGCCGACAAGTGGTTGAAGCGAGTGGAAGCGGACCCTAAGTTCTTCTTAAAGTCCAAGTTCCAAATTCAATTAAGAGACCCTGCACCTTCTATCGAACAGACACCAAAACAGGAACAGGCATCAAAACAGGAGCAAACGCAATGA
- a CDS encoding vWA domain-containing protein, translating into MFDVLSSSFEFAHPLWFIALPLPLLVYFAVPAYRTKQMAIKVPFFSELVEAIGEAPSEGASQLTPSWWQRTTLIITWVLVVCALAKPTILGEPQVREQLGRDVMVVVDLSGSMAEQDFTSKRGDKISRLDATKEVLADFATTRKGDRLGLILFGDAAFVQTPFTADQDVWLELLNQTDVAMAGQSTHLGDAIGLAIKVFEQSEKQSAATQDSSVDVNEKEKVVIVLTDGNDTGSFVEPIDAAKVAKAKGVRIHVIAMGDPQTVGEVALDMETIKRVAQESGGEAFEALNRDELTKAYAQIGELEPQLYESTTYRPKQGLHHYLMAIVVVMYLTAFSLATLRRRSLLTSKTKKLKGEDDA; encoded by the coding sequence ATGTTTGATGTTTTATCTTCCAGCTTTGAATTTGCGCATCCGCTGTGGTTTATCGCGTTACCTCTGCCTTTGTTGGTCTACTTTGCAGTGCCTGCTTATCGCACCAAACAAATGGCCATCAAGGTGCCATTTTTCAGTGAATTGGTTGAAGCGATAGGTGAAGCACCGTCTGAAGGGGCAAGCCAGCTAACACCAAGCTGGTGGCAACGAACCACACTCATTATTACTTGGGTACTCGTGGTTTGCGCGTTAGCTAAACCAACCATCTTAGGAGAGCCACAAGTTCGTGAACAATTAGGTCGTGATGTGATGGTCGTGGTCGATTTATCTGGCTCAATGGCAGAACAAGACTTTACCTCTAAGCGCGGCGATAAAATATCTCGTTTGGACGCGACCAAAGAAGTGCTGGCTGATTTTGCGACTACCCGAAAAGGGGACCGACTCGGTTTGATTCTTTTTGGTGATGCAGCGTTTGTACAAACACCGTTTACAGCTGACCAAGATGTGTGGCTTGAACTGCTTAATCAAACCGATGTCGCGATGGCAGGGCAAAGCACGCACTTAGGTGATGCAATTGGCTTGGCGATTAAGGTGTTTGAACAAAGCGAAAAGCAAAGTGCCGCCACTCAAGATTCAAGTGTTGATGTCAACGAAAAAGAGAAGGTCGTGATCGTATTAACCGACGGTAATGATACGGGAAGCTTTGTTGAACCGATTGATGCAGCCAAAGTTGCGAAGGCGAAAGGCGTTCGTATTCACGTGATCGCCATGGGTGACCCACAAACCGTTGGTGAAGTGGCTTTGGATATGGAAACCATCAAACGAGTGGCTCAAGAGTCTGGTGGCGAAGCCTTTGAGGCGCTTAACCGCGACGAACTGACCAAAGCCTACGCTCAGATTGGTGAGCTAGAACCACAATTATATGAAAGTACCACTTATCGTCCTAAACAGGGGCTGCACCATTACTTAATGGCGATTGTTGTTGTGATGTATCTGACTGCCTTTAGTCTGGCGACTTTACGTAGAAGGTCGCTTTTGACTTCTAAAACTAAAAAATTGAAAGGAGAGGATGATGCCTGA
- a CDS encoding DUF4381 domain-containing protein produces the protein MAVEHTPPSTYILRDLHDVAIPESVSWVPQTIGWKILGVALLLGAFYLAYRLSLRWWNNRYRKEALQELMVLDARDKNSTERTFKVLKVVLRYLDSSNAKLFGKAYVNRLNAYLPVSANTSENSNAFFADEVSELWMQSLIDPNVRLSFEQRLEVIQTAMMWLKLHKPNVKVTVEGQDNV, from the coding sequence ATGGCCGTTGAACATACGCCTCCAAGTACTTATATCCTTCGCGACCTACATGATGTCGCCATTCCCGAGAGCGTGAGCTGGGTTCCCCAAACGATCGGCTGGAAGATCCTCGGCGTTGCCTTGTTATTGGGCGCTTTTTATTTGGCTTACCGTTTGTCGCTAAGGTGGTGGAATAACCGATATCGAAAAGAAGCGCTTCAAGAGCTCATGGTATTGGATGCAAGAGACAAGAACTCAACTGAACGAACCTTTAAAGTCCTCAAAGTGGTACTTCGTTACCTAGACAGCAGTAATGCAAAGCTGTTTGGAAAAGCCTATGTAAACCGTCTGAACGCTTATCTGCCTGTTAGCGCTAACACAAGTGAAAACAGCAATGCGTTCTTTGCCGATGAAGTTTCGGAATTATGGATGCAAAGCCTAATTGACCCTAATGTGCGTTTGAGCTTTGAACAGCGTTTAGAGGTAATTCAAACCGCGATGATGTGGCTAAAACTTCACAAGCCGAATGTAAAGGTAACGGTTGAGGGGCAAGACAATGTTTGA
- a CDS encoding DUF58 domain-containing protein, with protein MAKPTQAPKPQGLDPRLYCDYSRLVRIQTQAESFSLLPHLKAGSVLSGRHNSLFRGRGLNFEELRHYQLGDDIRNLDWKVTMRTGKPHVRSYTEEKDRNVMICVDQRSSMFFASQNTMKSVVAAEVAALCGWRVLKDGDRVGFVLASHQKLFHTKAQRSQSDLLAQLKHLTKANQSLDVSVSDSEGVGFNQWIELIKRMRLKQSTLIFISDWRDCQEQHLDRLKQLQQHNDILAIMVTDPLEQSLPHDLASANWVVGDGRFQLNLDSQSKVNLASESLAQKAALQKQSLAKLMAMKNLPYIELDTSGHHISQLQKLVGGR; from the coding sequence ATGGCGAAGCCAACACAAGCTCCCAAACCGCAAGGCCTTGATCCACGATTGTACTGTGACTATTCAAGGTTAGTGCGAATTCAGACTCAAGCTGAGTCATTTTCTCTGTTGCCTCATCTTAAGGCGGGCAGTGTACTGTCGGGTCGACATAATTCTCTGTTCCGTGGTCGTGGTTTGAACTTCGAAGAATTACGTCATTACCAATTGGGTGATGATATCCGTAATCTCGATTGGAAAGTGACAATGCGAACGGGGAAGCCTCATGTTCGCAGCTATACCGAAGAGAAAGACCGTAATGTGATGATCTGTGTCGATCAGCGCAGTTCGATGTTCTTTGCCTCTCAAAACACCATGAAATCCGTTGTGGCCGCCGAAGTCGCTGCATTGTGTGGATGGCGAGTGCTGAAAGATGGTGACCGTGTCGGCTTTGTTTTAGCCTCACATCAAAAGCTCTTTCATACCAAAGCACAACGTTCACAGTCTGATTTATTGGCTCAGTTAAAGCATCTTACCAAGGCTAATCAAAGCTTAGACGTGAGTGTGAGTGACAGCGAGGGTGTTGGGTTTAATCAGTGGATTGAACTGATAAAACGAATGAGACTCAAGCAGTCGACCTTAATTTTTATTAGTGACTGGCGTGACTGTCAAGAGCAGCACCTTGATCGATTAAAGCAACTGCAACAACACAATGACATCCTAGCCATTATGGTGACTGATCCATTAGAACAATCACTGCCTCATGATCTTGCGAGCGCAAATTGGGTGGTGGGTGATGGTCGCTTTCAACTTAATCTTGATAGCCAATCTAAGGTCAACCTTGCGAGCGAGAGCCTTGCTCAAAAAGCGGCACTCCAAAAACAATCTCTTGCTAAATTGATGGCGATGAAAAACCTCCCTTATATCGAATTAGACACATCTGGTCATCATATTTCACAGCTTCAAAAGTTAGTGGGAGGGCGCTAG
- a CDS encoding AAA family ATPase: MNHAQQAINQLIEQTEKSVIGQSHVVRALVIGLLTNGHVLLEGLPGTAKTRSVKSLANLLNTSFGRIQFTPDLLPSDVTGTEVYQELDGKPQLHFQPGPIFNSIVLADEVNRAPAKVQAALLEAMAEGTITVGGQTHILPDLFMVLATQNPVEQEGTYPLPEAQMDRFIMKVTVDYPEDEAERDIIRLVRSEELGSETSSELITPQHIEPELVLEARRQLPDIAVSDLVENYIVALVMATRKPERYPESNLSKWIEIGSSPRASISLDKCARAYAWLQGRDHVTLDDVRAMLPTVLGHRFSLSYDALADGVNHQRVVEELLDNVEIG; this comes from the coding sequence ATGAACCATGCGCAACAAGCAATAAACCAACTGATTGAACAAACAGAGAAAAGTGTTATCGGCCAGAGCCACGTCGTTCGGGCTCTGGTGATAGGGTTATTGACTAATGGGCATGTGCTTTTAGAGGGACTTCCCGGTACAGCGAAAACTCGTTCAGTGAAATCGCTGGCGAACCTACTGAACACCAGTTTTGGTCGAATTCAGTTTACGCCTGACCTGCTGCCATCAGATGTAACGGGTACTGAAGTGTATCAAGAGCTAGATGGTAAACCTCAACTGCATTTCCAACCGGGTCCCATTTTTAATAGCATTGTTCTGGCCGATGAAGTGAACCGTGCTCCAGCGAAGGTGCAAGCGGCACTGCTTGAAGCCATGGCGGAAGGGACGATAACCGTAGGCGGTCAAACTCATATTCTGCCAGATCTATTCATGGTGCTAGCCACTCAAAACCCAGTAGAGCAAGAAGGTACGTATCCACTGCCTGAAGCACAAATGGACCGTTTCATTATGAAAGTGACGGTCGACTATCCAGAAGATGAAGCTGAACGCGACATCATTCGACTTGTGCGCAGTGAGGAACTCGGTAGCGAGACGAGTTCAGAGCTTATAACTCCGCAGCATATTGAACCTGAATTAGTGCTTGAAGCGCGCCGCCAACTTCCTGATATTGCGGTTTCTGATTTAGTCGAAAACTACATTGTGGCCTTGGTGATGGCGACTCGTAAGCCAGAGCGTTACCCTGAATCAAACTTGTCTAAATGGATTGAGATTGGTTCAAGCCCACGAGCGTCAATCTCCTTGGATAAATGTGCTCGCGCTTATGCTTGGCTACAAGGGCGTGACCACGTCACATTAGACGATGTACGTGCCATGCTACCCACCGTATTAGGTCATCGATTCTCATTGTCTTATGACGCATTGGCTGATGGTGTGAACCATCAACGAGTGGTTGAAGAGCTGCTTGATAATGTTGAGATCGGATAA